One stretch of Niallia sp. XMNu-256 DNA includes these proteins:
- a CDS encoding DMT family transporter yields MKSIFQNKWAVIGFAAICAFLWGSAFPVLKISNLELRIAADDSIAQIVFAGIRFLLAGLILLIFLFLTNRKKLVIKRSQIMIIILFGLIQTSLQYYFFYIGLAKVSGMQGALLTSSGTFLAVILAHYYYKNDHLDWKKGIGILTGFAGIILANWGQTFQFQFHFTGEGFMILAGLTTAITTIMAKELATDIHPVTLTGWQLTIGALLLLLIGVPQLNEDAITFTPFGWGLLIYAAFLSAVAFALWTTILKYNKAGKVSIYNFLTPVFGALLSALLVPGERLNLSIVVAIALVAFGIIIMNYNKKVKNSSELLSKTKAG; encoded by the coding sequence TTGAAAAGCATTTTTCAAAATAAATGGGCAGTTATTGGCTTTGCCGCTATTTGTGCCTTCTTATGGGGCAGTGCATTTCCAGTATTAAAGATTAGCAATCTTGAGTTAAGGATAGCTGCTGATGACTCAATCGCCCAAATCGTATTTGCGGGAATTCGTTTCCTATTGGCAGGACTTATCCTATTGATTTTTTTATTCCTTACGAATAGAAAGAAATTAGTCATAAAACGTTCTCAAATTATGATCATTATTTTGTTCGGGTTGATCCAAACCTCTTTGCAATATTACTTCTTTTATATTGGATTAGCCAAAGTATCCGGAATGCAAGGTGCTCTTTTAACTTCAAGTGGCACATTTCTCGCTGTTATTTTAGCCCATTATTACTATAAGAATGATCATTTGGATTGGAAGAAGGGAATAGGGATATTGACCGGATTTGCTGGAATTATTTTGGCCAATTGGGGACAAACCTTCCAATTTCAGTTTCATTTTACTGGTGAAGGTTTTATGATTTTAGCTGGACTAACGACTGCAATCACAACCATCATGGCTAAAGAACTTGCGACTGACATTCATCCAGTAACTTTGACGGGGTGGCAGCTAACTATTGGAGCCTTATTGCTTTTGCTTATAGGCGTTCCTCAGTTAAATGAAGATGCGATTACATTCACTCCCTTTGGCTGGGGATTACTGATTTATGCAGCGTTTCTTTCCGCAGTTGCCTTTGCTTTATGGACAACGATCCTAAAATATAATAAAGCAGGAAAAGTGAGTATTTATAACTTCTTAACACCTGTTTTTGGCGCATTATTATCTGCCTTGCTCGTTCCTGGAGAAAGACTTAACCTGTCAATTGTCGTTGCAATTGCTCTAGTAGCTTTCGGAATTATTATTATGAATTATAATAAAAAAGTAAAAAACTCTTCCGAACTTTTATCTAAAACAAAGGCTGGTTAA
- a CDS encoding phosphoglycerate dehydrogenase: MFIIKTLNNIAKCGLDVFNTNHYKIDNVSEKVDAIVLRSFNMHDMEIAPTIKAIARAGAGVNNIPVHACTERGIVVFNTPGANANAVKELVLTTLMASSRNLFAGVAWTKSLANKGNEIPKLVEAGKKQFVGNEIKGKTLGVIGLGAIGARVANDALNLDMDVIGFDPFISVDTAWNLSRNVQRAFNLEQLYVNSDYITVHVPLTDDTKGMFNDQSFRIMKDGVHIFNFSRGELVNELDMAVALEIGKVGKYITDFPNEKILKMKNAIAIPHLGASTRESEENCAIMASRQIKEYLETGNIINSVNFPNASLPYTGKRRVTAYHKNVPNMVGQITSVLSKYHLNIADMINRSRGEYAYTIIDIDNQFNGDLAPILEEKIKQITGMVSVRII; this comes from the coding sequence GTGTTTATCATAAAAACCTTAAATAACATTGCAAAATGCGGCTTAGATGTATTTAATACTAATCATTACAAAATTGATAATGTCAGTGAAAAAGTAGATGCCATTGTTCTTCGTAGTTTTAATATGCATGATATGGAAATTGCACCAACCATTAAGGCGATTGCAAGAGCGGGTGCTGGTGTAAATAACATTCCTGTTCATGCTTGTACAGAACGTGGAATTGTTGTGTTTAACACTCCTGGTGCCAATGCCAATGCTGTAAAAGAACTTGTTCTAACTACACTTATGGCCTCTTCACGAAACTTATTTGCTGGAGTTGCTTGGACAAAATCACTTGCAAATAAAGGGAACGAAATCCCCAAATTAGTGGAAGCTGGAAAGAAGCAATTTGTTGGGAATGAAATAAAAGGAAAAACACTTGGGGTTATCGGCTTAGGAGCTATTGGCGCTCGAGTTGCAAATGATGCTTTGAACTTGGATATGGATGTCATTGGATTCGATCCATTCATTTCAGTCGATACCGCATGGAATTTATCTCGGAATGTGCAAAGAGCATTTAATTTAGAGCAGCTTTATGTAAATAGTGATTATATTACTGTACATGTACCATTAACAGATGATACAAAAGGAATGTTTAACGATCAGTCTTTTAGAATCATGAAGGATGGAGTTCATATTTTCAATTTCTCTCGTGGTGAATTAGTGAATGAATTAGATATGGCCGTTGCGCTTGAGATTGGCAAAGTTGGCAAGTATATTACTGATTTTCCGAATGAAAAAATTTTAAAAATGAAAAATGCAATTGCGATACCCCATCTTGGTGCTTCTACGAGGGAATCAGAAGAAAATTGCGCAATTATGGCATCTAGACAAATTAAAGAGTACCTAGAAACAGGGAATATTATAAATTCCGTTAATTTCCCAAACGCTTCCTTGCCATATACTGGAAAGCGTCGCGTCACAGCTTATCATAAAAATGTACCTAATATGGTTGGACAAATCACTTCCGTTCTTTCTAAATATCACTTAAATATTGCAGATATGATTAATCGAAGCAGGGGCGAATATGCTTATACAATAATTGATATTGATAACCAGTTTAATGGAGATCTAGCCCCAATCTTAGAAGAAAAAATCAAACAAATTACTGGGATGGTTTCAGTTCGAATTATATAA
- a CDS encoding flavin reductase family protein, translating into MILLDKNSRETAFKTVMGNYPTGVTVITTVDKDGTPVGLTVNSFASVSLDPTLILWSIDHRVSTLDIFKNAGKFAVHTLASDQGDICSIFASKGVDRFANCKWELSEQGLPIISGAYGVLQCNTHKQVEAGDHTILIGEVIDIQHEDKEPLLYHKRKFGKIPEDFYK; encoded by the coding sequence ATGATTTTATTGGATAAAAATAGTCGAGAAACAGCATTTAAAACCGTTATGGGGAATTATCCAACAGGTGTCACGGTTATAACGACCGTAGATAAAGACGGAACTCCAGTTGGATTAACTGTAAATTCATTTGCTTCAGTGTCCTTAGATCCGACTTTAATTTTATGGTCAATTGATCATAGAGTCTCAACATTAGATATATTTAAAAACGCAGGAAAATTTGCCGTTCATACTTTGGCAAGTGATCAAGGGGATATTTGTTCTATATTTGCTTCAAAAGGAGTCGACCGTTTTGCTAACTGTAAATGGGAATTATCCGAACAAGGGTTGCCAATTATTTCGGGGGCTTACGGTGTACTTCAATGTAACACCCATAAACAAGTAGAGGCTGGGGATCATACCATTTTAATTGGTGAAGTTATTGATATTCAACACGAAGATAAAGAACCGCTACTTTATCATAAGAGAAAATTTGGCAAAATCCCTGAAGATTTCTATAAATAA